TTTCCTACCTGTTCGATGTAATATTGTAGGAGTAATTTATGAATTACCCCTACTCCGTGTCTTGTTGGTGAAATAATAAAATGAATAAACTTCATACCCATAGAAGGTCAAAACGAAGGACGAAAATATGTAAATACATAATAGTTTTTCTCCGTGTTCTCCGTGGTGAGAGTAATTTATTCTTTTCATATATATACGGGCGCTGTGTGAATATCCGATTTTTATACTGTGTTATTCAATCTTGTAGCCCACATGCACAGGCGCACGGAGTCCGAAACCGAGTTCCTCGACCTCCCGCGCCCAGTCTTTCGGCGATGGTGCAACCGGGCTCGGAAACCCCTTGCGCCAACCGCCGATAATCCAATGTGTACAGCGCATACCCGCAGGGATTCTGAGCTTCACATAACGGTCGAGACCGGATTCGGCATAGCCTGCATACTCTTCCGGATCAAACATGAGACCAAGACCGATATCTCCTATCTCATGGTCCGAAAGTCCCCAGCTCGCCAGAACCCCCGTGCCCGAATCAATTACCCAGGTATCGTTCGGGAGTTTCTGCAGGCCGGGGCTGTAAACGACAGAATCGCCGGCAGTCGATGTAACCATGATATCCTGCCGTGAAAAACGGTTGTCGGCAAACGCCGACATGAGCATGGAAACCGTATAGGTCGCCCCTGGTGAACGGACATTAGTGAAATCGACCCTGACAAGCGACCGGACGGGGCCGCTCGAAATGATCTTCCGATCGATCCGGACATCACCCTCTCCCGCGGGATTCATCACCGGGATGCGCGTTTCGCCCTCCCAGATGCTGATGCCGCCGATGCCGGAGCTTTTACCCACATGGAGAACATCCATACCCCAGTCACTTATGCGGTGATAACTCTCCACGGTATTTTTAAGGCGCAGACCCTCACGGCGTTTACCGAAGAAATCGATCTGACCATAATACATACGGTATCCGCACCAGTTCGATTCCCAGCCGATGTTGACCTTGAGGTCGAGCCAGTCGCGGTGTGTATCGGTTTTCATGGGATACGATACTGCGGCTGTTCCCGGCGGCGAATAGAAGCAATACAGTTTCGTCGTCGAAGAGGGCAGAAGCGAGTGCACGAAGACGAGTTCATCAGGCCTGCCATCGCCGTCGATATCGTCAGCCTGCGAAGGAACCGGCCGCCAGTCGATGCGGCGTTCGGTTTCGACAATGCTGTAATTGCAGGGGTTGAAATCCGGGATGCCTTTAATGATCCCGTCGATTCCGAGCACAAAGGGATGGTTTTCGAGATAGCGCTCGCCGGGATTGGTCAGCTCGATTGTAAACCGCTTCGTATATGAACCGTACCACGCCGACACAGCTTTACCGAGCACCTGTTTTTCGAGCAGTTGCGACGTACGTGAATAGTCTCCCGTCTCATAGGCGGTCTTAATTTCCGGGAAAACAGCATTCCGCGATACCGGTGACTCGCAGAGGCGGTGCCAGTAACGTTCCCTGATAAGGTCGCCGTAATAACGGGTTCCCTCCATGCTGTTCCTGATCTTTTCGCCGAGATGAAATTCCCCGCCGTAACCGGACAACTCCGTATTGAAATACGTTTCAACAGGGTCTGGAGTAAAATCCTTCCCGACCTTCACCAAAACTGCCTTGAGGGTTTCGATGAGCGTCTGGTTATCGTTCAGCGCTCCGGTCAGAGTGGGCATGTACAGTTCGTGGAGTATTTGGTAATCGAGCGGATAGAGTTCGGCAGTATATAATGCTGTTTTATATTCACGGTCGAACGTGCTGTCGGCATCGACATCATATTTCCATGTATCGAAAAAGCCGTCTTTGTCTTTATCTTCCATTGAAATGACCATGTCAGGCCTGTTGTCATAATCGTAATCGA
The sequence above is a segment of the bacterium genome. Coding sequences within it:
- a CDS encoding DUF4861 domain-containing protein, which translates into the protein MKNCMFITMLLISGMLSSASAQTNNDLFVRMVGRKVLMDEAISARVLRAGPGSRVTVDSDGDGKIDTLYMIDTDDRHKNARAPLLVKVVDEDGDMFVNGEGDLDSDLYIADWYGDGTIDRVVDYIDLDNDNDVDEQVLYQWSDMAHFLAQSPRNFDGKAYCAVWAKDYGDDNRLWYDINYEYSQPTTQWLTDFNGDEIFVYAFFYDYDNNRFIPGFENPFAFYDLDGDSYSEEVVRLGADGLTAKTLRYSMDIDNDSRGSNRHDYDFSVSAFGPVAVPSDRCMKLTLRGIDTGQFIGWDHVRRVAKTGKWKKVHFTWDENDNNIDPVEGRQHYERWEGVINFGKDYDTQVGGPSCGPYNKRNEIDFEGSGDFRFYYSPVDRRIHLYGADIGWIKVDYDYDNRPDMVISMEDKDKDGFFDTWKYDVDADSTFDREYKTALYTAELYPLDYQILHELYMPTLTGALNDNQTLIETLKAVLVKVGKDFTPDPVETYFNTELSGYGGEFHLGEKIRNSMEGTRYYGDLIRERYWHRLCESPVSRNAVFPEIKTAYETGDYSRTSQLLEKQVLGKAVSAWYGSYTKRFTIELTNPGERYLENHPFVLGIDGIIKGIPDFNPCNYSIVETERRIDWRPVPSQADDIDGDGRPDELVFVHSLLPSSTTKLYCFYSPPGTAAVSYPMKTDTHRDWLDLKVNIGWESNWCGYRMYYGQIDFFGKRREGLRLKNTVESYHRISDWGMDVLHVGKSSGIGGISIWEGETRIPVMNPAGEGDVRIDRKIISSGPVRSLVRVDFTNVRSPGATYTVSMLMSAFADNRFSRQDIMVTSTAGDSVVYSPGLQKLPNDTWVIDSGTGVLASWGLSDHEIGDIGLGLMFDPEEYAGYAESGLDRYVKLRIPAGMRCTHWIIGGWRKGFPSPVAPSPKDWAREVEELGFGLRAPVHVGYKIE